The Cytophagales bacterium genomic interval TTACATAAGATCCTGGGATTGAAGGCCACTGATTCCTGTAATTCAAAATGATCCTGGATTGGCTGGCGGTTCCTGCAAAGGCAGGATTTAGGTATAGCGGTGCTGCGTAAAATTGGGAAAATTGCGGGTCTTGAGCTAGACAATTGATCCTGATACTCGGGAGTAGTTGGCAGCAGGCAATTATAAGCAATATGATAATAATTTTTTTCATAGCAATTGTCATTGGTCATTAGTCATAGTCATTAGTCATAGTTATAGTCATTGTCATCTTTGCCCTCAGATCCATCGGATGGCACAACCCACATACAAGCTGAGCCATCCGATGGTGGCCAACCCCAGTCATTGTCACCGAAGCAACGTAACATTCCCCACCCCTTTATACCTTTCTCCATTCATAAATTCCGCACCAATTTTCCATACATATACGTCTTGCTTGCTCAACTCACCCCGGTAATATCCATCCCATCCGGCATCGGCATTTGTTGTTTCAAATATTAATTCTCCCCAGCGATTAAATATTTGCATCTTATAGCTTATAACTCCTGAAGTGAGGGCAATAAATATGTTATCTTGTGGTTGTTCGGGAGCAAATGCATTCGGGATCAGGATAAGTCCTCCCTTTTTTGCCAGGACTTTTTTCGTTAGTGTATCAGAACAACCGTATTGGTTCCTGGCAATTAGTGTAATTATGTATTCACCGGGAAATGTATAATTGTAGTAAGGATTTGCTTCATCCGAAGTGACGCCATCTCCAAAATCCCATAGATAACTATCTGCATTCTCAGATAGATTAATACAATGTACAGGTTCTGCAGGCAGGAAAACGAATTCAGGATTAACTACAAAAGCAGCTATGGGCAGCTCATGCACCACAATAATATTTAGTTTGGTTAAAGTATCCTGTCCCCCTGGTCCATAAGCGATTAATGTTACCGAATATGTACCTTTATCATAGTAAGTATGGGTAGGATCTTTTAATAATGATGTAGCGCCATCTCCAAAATTCCATATATAAGAATCAGCGTAAAGGGTATTATTGATAAACGATACGGTCAAAGGCCTGCAGCCATTGCCAAACACATCAAAGTCAGCTACCAGACAACGCTGATTAATAGTTATTGTGTCTGAAATTATACAGCTATTGGCATCACTTATTTCAACCGTATAGGTTCCTGCACATAAGCTTGCTATGTTTTCAGAAGTAGCGCCATTTGACCATATATAAGAATATGGGGGTGTACCGCCTGTTACAGTCAGGTCAGATGCACCATTACAGGCTCTGTTACAGATTACATCAGTACCTGCTATACTTGCAGTTAATCCTAATGGTTCACTGATAATAACTGTATCAGGGATCACACAGCTGTTAGCATCAGTAATATCAACAATGTAGGTTCCTGCACATAAGCTTGCTATATCTTTAGAGGCAGCTCCATTAGACCAGGAATATGAATATGGAGTTGTACCACCGGAAACGGTCAGATCAGCTACTCCGTCACAGACCCCATTACAGCTAACATTCGTTCCGGCTATGCTCGTATTAAGTGCAACAGGTTCACTAATGTTCACACTGTCTGAGATAGTACAGCCGTTTGAATCAGTGAGATTAACTACATATAATCCCGGACACAATGCTGATATATCCTCTGTATCTGAGCCATCAGACCAGGAAAAAGAATAAGGCATAGTACCTCCGGAAACCGTCAGGTCTGCTGATCCGTTACAGTTACCATTGCAGCTTACGTTTATTCCAACGATCGTTGCAATCAATTCGGGAGGCTCGGAAATCACAACAACAATTGTGGAATCATCACATCCGATACTATTGGTTACGATTAAGGTGTAAGTTCCTGGAGCAAGTCCTGTTACCCAGTGCCCTGTCAATATTATTGAATCCGGACCTATCCATACATAACTGTATGTTGGAGGGCCCCCTCCGGTGATTTGCACCGTTGCTTCACCATCATCTTCACCATAACAGCTTACATCTATCACTGAAAGGTTCTTTACCGTCATTGGATTATTGGGCTGGTTGATATTTACATTTTTTGTTTCTACACATCCATTAAGGTCTGTGACGGTCACAGTATATGTACCGGCACTTAATCCTGTTGCTGTGTCAGTGGTTTGGGGAGGGTTTGTATTCCATAAAAATGAAAATGGCGGTGTGCCACCTGTAGCATTTGCAATCGCCTGACCATCACTTCCATCATAACAGGTTACATGGCTGGGAGGAGCGATATTGACATTTAACTGTTTAGGTTCATTGATAGTGACATTCGCTGTGGCAATACAGCCATTGGCATCTGTAACAGTGACTGTATAATTTCCTTTATCCAGTCCTGAAGCTGTTTGACCGGTTTGTGCGGGATTAGTGTTCCACAAATAAGAATAGGGAAGAGTTCCTCCTGTAACGATCACTGTTGCCTCCCCATCATTTGCACTTTTACAACTTATATTTTTAACAGAATCAATGTTTGCAGTTAAGCCATAAACAGTTATGCAAAACGAATAAACCTGTGATCCTAAAAACGGACAATTATCATCAACAACTTCTACCGTAAAACAATGTGGGGTATTACTGATATGGCTTGTATCCGGGGTCCAGCTAAAGGAGCCTGTTGGCCTTACACCTCCTGATATTGAGAAGCTTGCACCAGGTATCCCCTGGTTCCAGCTTAGGGTTAATGTTTGTGCAGTATCAATGTCGTAGCTGTTTGTAGAAAAGGTGATCAATTGTCCTGCACAGGCAGATGCGGAAAACGACCCGGAACTATCAATACCATCCAGCCAGGGAAGATTATTGGCATTTGGACAATCAATCACCCTAACCTGAATATCGCGAATTACACTACCAATGAACACACCGTTTCTCCATTCTTCAACTTTGACAGCTAAAACAGTTACTTCTAACATGGCAGGCGTCATACAAATATCGCCTGTAAGGGGATCAATAAATAAAGGTGGTGTAGAAGTAAGAGGATTTACAGCAGAATAACCGCTAAAATAATCCACAGTATCACCTGCACCGGGGCCTGTTGAAGGTGTGATCAAAGAGTAAACCAAAGAATCACCATCGGCATCAGTTGCTCCATGATTGAAACAATAAGATTTTCCTATGCAGATAAAAGGCACGGGATTATTTGAAAACACAGGAGAATTATTACAGAATACCCAGGTATTATCAAGAAGTGTTTCAACATGAATATTTTCCGAACCGGGATTGTTAATGGTCGTGATATCATAATTTCTGCAGCATAAACTATAGCTCAAAACCCAGTCGCTGCATTGGGCTGGTAGAATAACCACTCCCTGATAAATGTATTCTTCAGCGCCAGGATAACTACCTCCGCTGCATACTGTCTGGTAGGTAGTACATATCGGGGTGATTTCTTTTACAGAGACGAGACTAAGGCTTTCAACAAAATTCTGGCCGCAGGATACTGAGCTGATATTCACCCCCGGGCTGCCAGGGGCATTAATTCCCGCACAATCCCTGTAAAAAGCAAGTGTGATCTGAAAAGTATCTGCTCCCAGGCATTCATAGGTAAGGTCCATACCCATCGAATGCGTAGCTTGAGCATCGTAATTTTTAAAGCAAAAGAATGCTAGCAATAAGATATTTGCAATATGAATGAAAATGTTTTTCATATTATTGTGTCAATCTGTTCATATATTCGTGTGTTCACGTGTTCACGTGAGCACTTGAACACTTATTTAGAATTTAGCAGTGGGTAGTTATTTTTTAAATTATACTTAGCTGCGGGCACTATCAGGTCATTAGGTCTGTGGATTTTCTTCTTCTCACTCATATTGGATTTATGTCTCCATAATATCACAGTTCCTGTTCCCCTGTATTTTTCTCCACCCATATATTCAGCAGCTATTTTCCATTTATGAACACCTTGTTTGCATAATTTCCCCTTATAAAGTCCATTCCAGCCCTTATCTTCATTGTTTGTTTCAAATAATAATTTGCCTTTCTTATCGAATATTTTCATATTAAAGCTGATAATCCCAGAGGTAAGAGGTACAAGTATGTTATTTTTTAAACTTTCAGGCGTAAAAGATTTCGGAACAAAAACGAGTCCACCTGTTTTTGCAATGACTTCTTTTGCAACAGTATCGCTGCAGCCATATTGGTTTGCAGCAATTAGAGTAATTGTATATTCACCGGGGAGAGCATAATAATGTTGAGGTTCTTTTTTATCTGAAGTGGTTTCATCACCAAAATCCCATTGATAGCTGTCAGCTTTTTTTGACAGATTTAAACATTGAGCCGGTTCATCGATCAGGAAAACAAATTCGGGATTGACCATAAATTCAGGAGTTGGAACCGGATAAACATTAATTAATTGCATTTCAACTACTGCGTTGTACCCGCCAGGCTCAGTAGCAGTTAAGGAGGCCAAATAAGTGCCTTCTTCATAATAAGTATGTTTTGGATTCTCCTGGTTTGAAGTAACACCATCACCAAAATCCCAGGTGTATATAGTTGATCCTGTTCCTTTATACAGTTCGTTTATGAACCAGATGGTATGTGGCGCACATCCGGATTTCGGACTCGTGATTTCATCCAGAGTACCCGGGAGCGGATTGTGGGGTAAAGAAGCAACAAAAGCAGGTGCTTCAATAGAAATATTATTTGTTGCGATCAGGGATTTACATTGTTTGTTTTCCAGGTATTGAAATTTACTCCGGAAGATCTTTTCACCTGCTACATTATTTCCCACGGTAACATTATATGATATGGAGAATTTATTTTCAGGCGGTAATTTGATCCAGATTATTTCAACTTTTTGATCTTTAAATTTAAATTTTCCTTTTTCTGTTTCGATTGGTGTTACTGTAAAGCCTGATGGCAGTTCCTGCTGAAATTTTCCAATGCGTTCGTTGTTGCCTTTATTAATTATAACCTCAACAACAAATGCTGAACCGGGTTCTGCTGAAGCAGGAATGTTTAGTGATATGTTGGTATTCTCCTGGTTATTTGCCTGCCCTTGGGCAAAAGGTAGAAAAATAAGAATGATAAAAGCGCAAAGCGCATAGCGAAGAGCGCATAGCGAAGAGAACTTAGAGTTATACTCTCTGTATTCTTCACCTACGATTATAGTCTTTAGTGTTTTCATGGTATAATTTTTTTGGTGATATGCTATTTTACGGGCTTTGTGGAGGGGAGGGTTTAAATAGATTTGTAAATGTGTAAAAATGCGTAGGTATAATTACTTAGGTAGTAAATAGTAGACAAGCAGGGTGTTGGGTAGTGGGCGCTTGTATGAAAAAAAACTCAATTGAAAACAAAAAAAATGCCATCCCGCCTGTCCCCCCGAGTACTCGGGATGAAACTTAGTGTCTTGGTGTCTTTGTGCCTTCGCACCGAAGTTCAGCCTACGTAGCCAAAGGCTACTTTGGCGAAGTATGTTGCTTTGGCACACCGGTGTGGCAGGTTTTACATTTTATTATGTTTGCTCTTTCTCTTATCCGGATAGCATTCTTTTCCAAACATTCCTTTTACATTCTGAACTTTCATCTCAATAAGTTTTCCTCCGGCACTTTTACTTCCTTTACCACTGCCGCTACCGCTGCTACTGCCACCCCGGGTGTTTATATTAAGTGCAATAGCGTTTTGAGGCATAGAGGGTATTCTTTTATTTGCAGTAAAATTTTTTTTCTTTTTATTTATAACGCATTGAAATTTACAACCTATGAACAGCACTTCAGAAAAATCTTTGTAAACTTTTATTCTATAGGATATCTTAAATGAGTTTTGTTCCGGAATCCGCATCCATACTATTTTGATCTTTTGATTTTTAAAAGTAAACTTTCCTCCATGTGTTTCAACGGGTAATGCAAAAAAACCTGGTGGTAGTTTTTGTTCAAATCTCGCCATTCCTTTAATGGAACCTTTACGGATCATTATTTCAATGATAAACTCAGATTCGGGGCTTTTTAATTGAAAATTGATCCCGGGTACTCGTAGCACTGCCTGCCTGCTACTTTGTTTTAGCAGGCAGGCGCTATAAGAATAATTTATCAGAACAAGAATATAAACAATGAATATCAGAAGTTTAATCCCTGTATAATTGGCGTTATTTCCTGTCATTGATTTTTTCACTTTGTAAATATTGTGAGAAATATTTATATTAATGTAATTTTTATTTGCAAAATCATTTACTTTGCCTCCTTAATATTTGCAAATTTAAAAAAAAATGATTTAAAAACACAATACTATGAAACGTCTATATTTTAAATTTACTGCCTGCCTGCTATCAGGCATGGTTTGTTTGCTGGTCTTATTGCTACCGGCTTGTGAAAGTAAGGTAAGCTCAGAAGAACCATCTGATTTTCAATACTTATCAGAACAATTTGCAGACCTCCAGATACTCCGATATAAGGTACCCGGTTTTGAGGAGCTTTCTTTGCAGCAAAAAGAGATGCTTTACTATCTCTATAAGGCAGCATTATCGGGTAGGGATATTATTTATGACCAGAATTATAAACACAACCTTCTTGTCAGAAGGACACTTGAGGCAATTGTAGAAAGTTATTCGGGTGATAGAGAAACAGAAGAATTTAACAAATTCATGGTTTATACAAAAAGAGTATGGTTTTCTAACGGCATTCATCACCACTCCGGAGCTAAAAAATTCCTGCCAGACATTACGCCTGAATATTTTTCACAATTGGTGAAAAACGCTCTTGAAAATAAATTCTCTCTTCTTGAAACAGTTGAAGAAGCTGACACAATTCATAATTTTGATCTTTTAGATTTAATTCTTTTAGAAGGTGAAACGATTGAGGATTTCATTGAAAAGCTGATCCCGATCATTTTAGATCCGAGAGTTGACGTAAAAAGAGTGAACCAGAATCCTGATGTTGACATGATCACATCATCAGCCAACAACTATTATGAAGGGGTAACGCAGCAGGAAGTTGAGACCTATTATCAAAATGTTATTGATAGAAATGACACAACTCCCGTTTCCTATGGCCTTAATTCAAAGCTTGTTAAAGAAAATGATCAGATCAAAGAAAAAGTGTGGAAGATAGGTGGAATGTACACCGAAGCTATTGAACAAATTGTTTACTGGCTGGAAAAAGCTTCTTTAGTAGCAGAAAACGACCAGCAAAAAATAGCGCTTGATAAATTAATTGAATATTACAAAACCGGTGATCTCAGGAAATTTGATGAATATAACATTGAATGGGTTAAAGATACGGCTTCAAGGATAGACCTGGTAAATGGATTTATAGAAGTGTATGGTGATGCGCTCGGGTATAGAGCAGCTTATGAATCTGTAGTATCCATAAAAGATTTGAAAGCAACAAAACGTATTGCTGCTATTGCCAAAGAAGCCCAATGGTTTGAAGATAATGCTCCTATCATGGAGGAACATAAGAAGAAGAATGTAAAAGGCATTTCTGCCAAGGTGATCACTGTAGTTATTGAAGGGGGTGATGCATCTCCTTCCACTCCTATTGGTATCAACCTGCCGAATGCTCAATGGATCAGAAAATATTACGGCTCAAAATCAGTGAACCTTAGCAACATCAAGGCTTCATACAATTATCTCACAGCTCATGGCGGGCAGGTTGAAGAATTTTACTATACCCGGGAAGAAATGGAAAGAGCTAAGAAACATGATGTTCTGGCAGATAACCTGCACACCGATTTACATGAAGTAATAGGCCACGCATCCGGTCAGCTTGAACCTGGCGTTGGCACTCCAAAAGAAACGCTCAAAAATTATGCTTCCACACTTGAAGAAGGCCGTGCCGACCTGGTTGCATTATATTACTTTATGGATGAAAAGCTGGTAGAAATTGGCGTGATGCCTTCATTAGAAGTTGGTAAAGCTGCTTATGACGATTATATCAGCAATGGTCTTATGCAGCAATTAAAAAGACTCGAAGAGGGGGATAACCTCGAACAGGCACATATGCGTAACAGGCAGATGGTTGCAAAATGGGTTTATGAAAAGGGTCTTAAAGAAAATGTTATTGAGAAAATAATGAAGAAACAAGGTAAACAAAAAACATATTTCGTAGTCAATGATTACCAAAAGCTCAGAAAATTGTTTGGCCTGTTATTGCGTGAGATCCAGAGAATCAAATCACAGGGTGATTATGAAGCCGGGAAAAACCTTGTGGAGAATTACGGGGTAAAAGTGGACCAGCAATTATTAAAAGAAGTAAAAAAACGATATCGAAAACTTGGTATACCTCCTTATTCAGGATTTATCCAGCCTAAGTTGGTCCCTGTATATGAAGGGGAAAAAATAATAGACGTAACAATTGAATATCCTGATGATTTTACAGAGCAAATGATGGAATATGGGAGGGAGTATTCGTTTTTGCCCTATTATAATTAGTTCTTAGTTTATTGGTTTGTTTGTTATGGTTGGGTGGTTATTAGTTTTGGTTTTATGGTTTTTTAGTTTTTGATTTTGCAAACAATAATATCCTGGTTCAAAACCTGATTAGTAGTGGGTTGCAATTATAAAAAACTAACTAACCAAAACCATTAACCAACTAACTAGAACTTTTAACTAAAAAACCAATAACTAATTTTTTTTCCATATCTTTGTACCCCGTTAGTCAATTTACGATATATGATAAAACACAGAGAGCATGGAGCGTAGCGCAAAGCATCCATCTCCATGCGCCATGCACTAATCGTAAATCGTAAATAGTAAATCGTAAATCGTTCCCGAATACTCGGGATAAATCGTAAATGACAATGGGTTCTCCAAAATACATCTTTGTAACAGGCGGTGTTACCTCATCATTAGGAAAAGGGGTCATCTCAGCATCGCTTGGAAAACTCCTGCAGGCAAGCGGCTTTTCTGTCACCATCCAAAAATTTGACCCCTATATAAATATCGATCCCGGCACGATGAATCCTTATGAACATGGAGAATGCTACGTAACAGATGATGGCGCTGAGACCGACCTGGACCTTGGCCATTATGAACGTTTTTTAGATATTGCTACTTCCCAGGCAAATAATGTTACAACTGGCAGTATTTATAATACTGTAATTACTAAAGAAAGAGAAGGGGCTTATCTCGGTAAAACAGTACAGGTGATACCGCATATAACTGATGAAATAAAAAGGAGAATGTTTCTTTTGGGAAATACAAAAAAATATGATATAATTATCACAGAAATTGGCGGCACGATCGGTGATATTGAATCGTTACCCTTTGTAGAAGCAGTAAGGCAGGTAATCTGGGAATTAGGCCATCATAGCGCCATAGTGATCCATCTTACCCTTGTCCCATTTTTAAAAACGACTGGGGAATTAAAGACTAAACCCACGCAACATTCTGTTAAAACACTTCTTGAGTCAGGGATACAGCCCGATATTCTTGCTTGTAGAACTGAACATCATCTTCCGATTGATATTAGAACGAAGATAGCGCTTTTCTGTAACGTGCACATAGATTCTGTAATAGAAGTCATAGATGCTGATACGATATATGATGTACCAATGCTAATGAAAAAAGAGAAATTGGATGTAACAGTGTTGAAAAAATTAAAATTACATCGCAACAACAAACCAAATACAGAACAATGGCAGCGTTTTTTAAGCAAAATTAAAAATCCAACCAAAGAGATCAATATCGGGCTTGTAGGTAAATATGTTGAACTTCGGGATGCTTACAAATCGATCGTTGAAGCTTTTACGCACGGAGGGGCTGCAAATGAATGTAAGGTGAATATTAAATGGGTACAATCAGAACACCTGCTGAATGGCCTTTCCACCAATCACACCTGCCCGCCAACCAAAAAGCAACATCAAGGCAGGCGGGAAACCAAAGCAAGGCAGGCGGGTACTACGAATAACTTTTTTGAAAATGTACATGGAATACTGGTTGCTCCCGGGTTTGGTGAAAGAGGTATAGAAGGGAAGATAGAAGCAGCAAGATACGCAAGGGAAAATAATATCCCATATTTAGGTATCTGCCTGGGTATGCAATGTGCAGTTATAGAGTTTGCCCGGAATGTATTAAATTTAAAAGAGGCTGCTACCACTGAAATAACACCTGATACGCCTGATCCTGTGATAGATTTAATGGAAGAACAAAAAAATGTGACTAAGAAAGGAGGTACCATGAGACTTGGAGCCTATCCATGTGAGTTTAAAAAAGATTCAAAAGCTTATGCTGTTTATGGAAAAGCAAAGGTCAGTGAGAGACACCGGCACAGATATGAATTTAACAATAAATACATCAAAAAATTTCAAGAGGCTGGAATGTTAACTCCTGGCATCAATCCGGATAACAAGCTCGTGGAAGTGATAGAGCTAAAAGATCACCCCTGGTTCATAAGTACACAATACCATCCCGAACTAAAAAGCACCGTTCTTCAACCTCATCCGTTGTTTGTCGGGTTTATAAAAGCAGCAGTTGAATATGCAAAAAATAATTAAATAAATGGAACAATCAATAGATAAAAATTATATCACCGGCATCGTTCTTATTATGGTGTTGTTTATAGCATATTTTTGGTTCTTTTCACCAACACCTCCACCGGTTGACCAAACCATTACAAGCGATTCAACCTATGCTCCCGGGGAAAAAACTACCCTGCGTGATGAAGTGGGGACGCAGCCACAAATAGCAACTTCTAACCCTTCCGATAGCTATTGGAACCAACAGGATACGCTCAAAAAGCATTATAAAGAGCAATATGGCATCTTTGCTGTTGCTGCTGAAGGAGAAGCTAAAGATATAATTATTGAAAACAAACAAGTTAGGATCACCTTAAATACCAAAGGTGGCAAGGTTAAGGAAGTAATGCTAAAAGAACATAAAACCTACAACAAAAAGCCACTGATCCTCCTTGATGAACAAAGCAGTACAATGGCATTTGAATTTCAAACAAATGCTGCTGCTCGGATTGGTAATCCGAGCAGCAGTAGCAGGACCGGAATTGTTAACCTAAGTGAATTGTATTTTAAAACATATGGTGAAAATACCTTTGTAAATAAAGCTGAAAAATCCATCAGTTTAGTGCTTAACATTTCCCCTAATCAATATATTGAGCAGGTATACACTTTACCGGAAGAGGGTTATTTGCTTAAACTTCAAATTAAATTTATTGGTCTTGACAATGTAGTTAAAAATGAACCTGTTAAATTTTCCTGGACTGACAAGCTAAAAAAAGTAGAAAGTGACCTGAAAGAAAGCAGGTATAAATCAACGTTAAATTATTACTACAATGATGGAGATTTTGACTATTTAAGCGAACGTTCAGATGACCCGGAACAAGAGCCGCTTGATAAACCCCTCAAGTGGATCTCTATGAAGCAGCGGTTTTTCTCTGCGGCTTTTATCTCAGAAAATTATTTCCCAAAAGGTAAAGTATCGAGCTATATCGACCTGGCAGATTCCAATACCGTAAAAACACTTATTGCAAGCTTAGACATTCCTATAGAAGATCTCAAAACGGGAGAAGGCAGGTTCAAATTCTATTTTGGACCCAACGATTACCACATTCTTAAAAACGTTACAGCGGGCTTTGATAACAATGTTGATTTAGGCTGGTGGTTCATCCCATGGTTTAATAAATTACTCATCATACCTGTTTTTAACTTTTTGGAAGGCTATACAAGCAATTACGGTTTAATTATCCTGCTTTTAGTATTGATCATCAAAACGCTGCTTTTCCCGCTTACTTACAAGTCGTATGTATCTATGGGGAAAATGAGGGTATTAAAACCGGAAACAGACGCGATCAAAGAGAAATACAAGGATGATATGAAAGCCGCACAGCAGGAACAGATGAAACTTTTTCAGAATGTTGGTGTTAACCCGCTCAGTGGTTGTATTCCTATGTTAGTCCAGATGCCCTTCTTTTTTGCCATGTTCTTTTTCTTCCCTAATTCCATTGAGCTAAGGCAGGAATCATTCCTATGGGCTCACGACCTCTCTACCTACGACTCTATATATGATTTACCCTTTACAATTCCATTCTATGGATCGCACATTAGTTTATTTACAATCCTGATGACAATTTCTACCTTGGTATATACTTATATTAACAGTCAAGCTATGAGCTCGCAGATGCAGGGACCCATGAAAACAATGCAGTATATCATGCCCATCATGTTCCTGTTCATACTCAATTCCTTCTCTGCTGCCTTAACCTATTATTACTTTCTACAAAACCTGATCACCATAGGCCAGCAAATGATAATCCGCAGGTTTGTGGATGATGAAAAGATAAGGCAAAAATTAGATGACTATAAAATTCAGCATACTACTAAGAAAAAATCAGGGTTCAGACAAAAAATAGAGGCAGCTGTGAAAGGAAAAAGTAATGGTTTGAGTTTTAAGGAAAGGTATTACCAGGAGATGAGGAAGAAGAAGGATAAGAAGTGAAGAAGGTTCAAGGTCCAAAGTTTAAGGTTCAAGGTTGTGGGTAAAGATGACTAATATAGCGTTTCATAAAAAGGATAACATTTAACCTATATTATTCCTAAACTTTAAGATGAAACAAATAAAATCCCAAA includes:
- a CDS encoding PKD domain-containing protein, with protein sequence MKNIFIHIANILLLAFFCFKNYDAQATHSMGMDLTYECLGADTFQITLAFYRDCAGINAPGSPGVNISSVSCGQNFVESLSLVSVKEITPICTTYQTVCSGGSYPGAEEYIYQGVVILPAQCSDWVLSYSLCCRNYDITTINNPGSENIHVETLLDNTWVFCNNSPVFSNNPVPFICIGKSYCFNHGATDADGDSLVYSLITPSTGPGAGDTVDYFSGYSAVNPLTSTPPLFIDPLTGDICMTPAMLEVTVLAVKVEEWRNGVFIGSVIRDIQVRVIDCPNANNLPWLDGIDSSGSFSASACAGQLITFSTNSYDIDTAQTLTLSWNQGIPGASFSISGGVRPTGSFSWTPDTSHISNTPHCFTVEVVDDNCPFLGSQVYSFCITVYGLTANIDSVKNISCKSANDGEATVIVTGGTLPYSYLWNTNPAQTGQTASGLDKGNYTVTVTDANGCIATANVTINEPKQLNVNIAPPSHVTCYDGSDGQAIANATGGTPPFSFLWNTNPPQTTDTATGLSAGTYTVTVTDLNGCVETKNVNINQPNNPMTVKNLSVIDVSCYGEDDGEATVQITGGGPPTYSYVWIGPDSIILTGHWVTGLAPGTYTLIVTNSIGCDDSTIVVVISEPPELIATIVGINVSCNGNCNGSADLTVSGGTMPYSFSWSDGSDTEDISALCPGLYVVNLTDSNGCTISDSVNISEPVALNTSIAGTNVSCNGVCDGVADLTVSGGTTPYSYSWSNGAASKDIASLCAGTYIVDITDANSCVIPDTVIISEPLGLTASIAGTDVICNRACNGASDLTVTGGTPPYSYIWSNGATSENIASLCAGTYTVEISDANSCIISDTITINQRCLVADFDVFGNGCRPLTVSFINNTLYADSYIWNFGDGATSLLKDPTHTYYDKGTYSVTLIAYGPGGQDTLTKLNIIVVHELPIAAFVVNPEFVFLPAEPVHCINLSENADSYLWDFGDGVTSDEANPYYNYTFPGEYIITLIARNQYGCSDTLTKKVLAKKGGLILIPNAFAPEQPQDNIFIALTSGVISYKMQIFNRWGELIFETTNADAGWDGYYRGELSKQDVYVWKIGAEFMNGERYKGVGNVTLLR
- a CDS encoding PKD domain-containing protein is translated as MKTLKTIIVGEEYREYNSKFSSLCALRYALCAFIILIFLPFAQGQANNQENTNISLNIPASAEPGSAFVVEVIINKGNNERIGKFQQELPSGFTVTPIETEKGKFKFKDQKVEIIWIKLPPENKFSISYNVTVGNNVAGEKIFRSKFQYLENKQCKSLIATNNISIEAPAFVASLPHNPLPGTLDEITSPKSGCAPHTIWFINELYKGTGSTIYTWDFGDGVTSNQENPKHTYYEEGTYLASLTATEPGGYNAVVEMQLINVYPVPTPEFMVNPEFVFLIDEPAQCLNLSKKADSYQWDFGDETTSDKKEPQHYYALPGEYTITLIAANQYGCSDTVAKEVIAKTGGLVFVPKSFTPESLKNNILVPLTSGIISFNMKIFDKKGKLLFETNNEDKGWNGLYKGKLCKQGVHKWKIAAEYMGGEKYRGTGTVILWRHKSNMSEKKKIHRPNDLIVPAAKYNLKNNYPLLNSK
- a CDS encoding CTP synthase; the encoded protein is MGSPKYIFVTGGVTSSLGKGVISASLGKLLQASGFSVTIQKFDPYINIDPGTMNPYEHGECYVTDDGAETDLDLGHYERFLDIATSQANNVTTGSIYNTVITKEREGAYLGKTVQVIPHITDEIKRRMFLLGNTKKYDIIITEIGGTIGDIESLPFVEAVRQVIWELGHHSAIVIHLTLVPFLKTTGELKTKPTQHSVKTLLESGIQPDILACRTEHHLPIDIRTKIALFCNVHIDSVIEVIDADTIYDVPMLMKKEKLDVTVLKKLKLHRNNKPNTEQWQRFLSKIKNPTKEINIGLVGKYVELRDAYKSIVEAFTHGGAANECKVNIKWVQSEHLLNGLSTNHTCPPTKKQHQGRRETKARQAGTTNNFFENVHGILVAPGFGERGIEGKIEAARYARENNIPYLGICLGMQCAVIEFARNVLNLKEAATTEITPDTPDPVIDLMEEQKNVTKKGGTMRLGAYPCEFKKDSKAYAVYGKAKVSERHRHRYEFNNKYIKKFQEAGMLTPGINPDNKLVEVIELKDHPWFISTQYHPELKSTVLQPHPLFVGFIKAAVEYAKNN
- a CDS encoding dihydrofolate reductase, with the translated sequence MVCLLVLLLPACESKVSSEEPSDFQYLSEQFADLQILRYKVPGFEELSLQQKEMLYYLYKAALSGRDIIYDQNYKHNLLVRRTLEAIVESYSGDRETEEFNKFMVYTKRVWFSNGIHHHSGAKKFLPDITPEYFSQLVKNALENKFSLLETVEEADTIHNFDLLDLILLEGETIEDFIEKLIPIILDPRVDVKRVNQNPDVDMITSSANNYYEGVTQQEVETYYQNVIDRNDTTPVSYGLNSKLVKENDQIKEKVWKIGGMYTEAIEQIVYWLEKASLVAENDQQKIALDKLIEYYKTGDLRKFDEYNIEWVKDTASRIDLVNGFIEVYGDALGYRAAYESVVSIKDLKATKRIAAIAKEAQWFEDNAPIMEEHKKKNVKGISAKVITVVIEGGDASPSTPIGINLPNAQWIRKYYGSKSVNLSNIKASYNYLTAHGGQVEEFYYTREEMERAKKHDVLADNLHTDLHEVIGHASGQLEPGVGTPKETLKNYASTLEEGRADLVALYYFMDEKLVEIGVMPSLEVGKAAYDDYISNGLMQQLKRLEEGDNLEQAHMRNRQMVAKWVYEKGLKENVIEKIMKKQGKQKTYFVVNDYQKLRKLFGLLLREIQRIKSQGDYEAGKNLVENYGVKVDQQLLKEVKKRYRKLGIPPYSGFIQPKLVPVYEGEKIIDVTIEYPDDFTEQMMEYGREYSFLPYYN